The following proteins come from a genomic window of Deinococcus sp. Leaf326:
- a CDS encoding PaaI family thioesterase, whose product MTLHPDLNLPAPESLDQSTPEEIAAGLNGPQGTGLSGTLGERLGIRYVSASRDRVVARMPVEGNRQPAGRLHGGASLSLAEELASVGSWLNLDPRKQVAVGVDLNGTHVRGVTGGEVTGEATLVYRGRSVMVWSIEIRDEKGRTTSLMRCTCNVVNVG is encoded by the coding sequence ATGACCCTGCATCCGGACCTGAACTTGCCCGCTCCCGAGAGCCTCGACCAGTCCACCCCCGAGGAGATCGCGGCGGGCCTCAACGGTCCGCAGGGCACCGGCCTCAGTGGCACCCTGGGCGAGCGACTGGGTATTCGCTACGTCTCGGCCTCCCGTGACCGCGTGGTCGCCCGGATGCCGGTCGAGGGCAACCGCCAGCCTGCCGGGCGCCTGCACGGCGGCGCCAGCCTTTCGCTCGCCGAGGAACTGGCGAGCGTCGGTTCCTGGCTCAACCTCGATCCCCGCAAGCAGGTGGCGGTGGGGGTGGACCTCAACGGCACCCATGTCCGGGGAGTGACCGGCGGCGAGGTCACCGGGGAGGCCACCCTGGTCTACCGGGGCCGCAGCGTCATGGTCTGGAGCATCGAGATCCGTGACGAGAAGGGCCGGACCACCAGCCTCATGCGCTGCACCTGCAACGTCGTCAACGTTGGCTGA
- a CDS encoding GTP-binding protein, protein MNGLPEQAGSGGRLPIVVVGGFLGAGKTTLVNHLIRSLPYRLGVIVNEFGVVGVDGALIERLQDDVTELTAGCLCCTGRDDLVRALVEIGLRPQKPDAVIIELSGVADPTPVLATLLDRAVRAAFRVVTLVAVVDARHVLTTLRDHPEAARQLAYAGVVVLNKTDVADPAQLAHAEDVLRGVNPLARLVRVERGQIDAAALLGRDDFGGRAAPVPADEPAVHTPDLRSFVLRAGRPLDPYAWQRFMTTYLLRRPAEVLRAKGFLDLYGYPQRVVFQAVRDLFTADAWEAGDGHSELVVIGRGLDRQEYEEAFAACMVPDSLPGA, encoded by the coding sequence GTGAACGGATTGCCCGAACAGGCCGGGTCCGGCGGGCGGCTGCCCATCGTCGTGGTCGGCGGGTTCCTGGGGGCAGGCAAGACGACGCTGGTCAACCACCTCATCCGCTCGTTGCCATACCGCCTGGGTGTCATCGTCAATGAGTTCGGCGTGGTCGGGGTGGACGGTGCCCTCATCGAACGCCTGCAGGACGACGTGACCGAGCTCACCGCCGGCTGCCTGTGCTGTACGGGCCGGGACGACCTCGTGCGGGCCCTCGTCGAGATCGGCCTGCGGCCGCAGAAGCCCGACGCCGTCATTATCGAACTCAGTGGGGTGGCCGACCCGACGCCGGTTCTGGCGACCCTGCTCGACCGGGCCGTGCGCGCCGCATTCAGGGTGGTGACGCTGGTGGCCGTCGTGGACGCCCGTCACGTCCTCACTACCCTGCGCGACCACCCCGAGGCGGCCCGGCAGCTCGCCTACGCCGGGGTCGTCGTCCTGAACAAGACCGACGTCGCCGACCCCGCGCAGCTCGCCCACGCCGAGGACGTCCTGCGCGGCGTCAATCCGCTGGCCCGCCTCGTGCGTGTCGAGCGGGGCCAGATTGACGCGGCGGCGCTGCTCGGGCGCGACGACTTCGGTGGCCGCGCCGCGCCAGTTCCGGCCGACGAACCGGCGGTCCACACTCCAGACCTGCGGTCCTTCGTGCTGCGCGCCGGACGACCACTGGACCCCTACGCCTGGCAGCGCTTCATGACCACGTATCTGCTCCGCCGCCCCGCCGAGGTATTGCGGGCCAAAGGCTTTCTCGATCTGTACGGCTATCCGCAGCGCGTCGTCTTTCAGGCAGTGCGCGACCTGTTCACCGCCGACGCCTGGGAAGCGGGCGACGGGCACAGCGAACTTGTGGTCATCGGGCGGGGCCTCGACCGCCAGGAGTACGAGGAGGCCTTTGCGGCGTGCATGGTTCCGGATAGCCTGCCCGGAGCCTGA
- a CDS encoding DUF2231 domain-containing protein, with amino-acid sequence MDSQLSDQIEVAVSDHDALEAAADTLQRLLKGAEGILPSSVLDALHGEFLGHPLHPILVHLPLGGWMLAGLLDFMPGGDERTAHAADVVLTLSTLGAVPTIATGWVDWSNTRGQARRTGLIHGAVNEVAFLLNVGSVAARRRGNRRLGKALSGGALGLAVAGGFLGGQLVYGHGLGVGQTLAKPQG; translated from the coding sequence ATGGACAGCCAGCTCAGCGATCAGATCGAAGTCGCCGTCAGCGATCACGACGCCCTCGAAGCGGCGGCCGATACGCTGCAGAGGCTCCTCAAGGGGGCCGAGGGCATCCTTCCCAGTAGTGTGCTCGATGCCCTCCACGGTGAGTTTCTCGGTCACCCGCTGCACCCCATTCTCGTCCACCTGCCTCTGGGCGGCTGGATGCTCGCGGGCCTCCTCGATTTCATGCCCGGTGGGGACGAGCGGACTGCGCACGCGGCCGACGTGGTGCTTACCCTCAGCACCCTGGGAGCGGTGCCCACCATCGCCACCGGCTGGGTGGACTGGTCCAACACGCGTGGTCAGGCTCGCCGCACCGGCCTGATCCACGGCGCGGTCAACGAGGTGGCCTTCCTGCTCAACGTTGGTTCCGTCGCCGCGCGTCGCCGGGGCAACCGGAGGCTGGGCAAGGCACTGTCGGGGGGAGCGCTGGGGCTGGCCGTGGCCGGCGGATTCCTGGGCGGGCAGCTTGTGTATGGCCATGGCCTAGGGGTGGGCCAGACGCTCGCCAAGCCCCAGGGGTAG